A single region of the Ziziphus jujuba cultivar Dongzao chromosome 10, ASM3175591v1 genome encodes:
- the LOC112490536 gene encoding probable leucine-rich repeat receptor-like protein kinase At1g35710 — translation MLNQLILSGNQLSGSIPVEIGNMSNLIMLDLNDDNLSGELPASIRNLSNINEIFLYGNSISGHFPGEIGNLRNLVNLQLLANQFFGSIPREIGNLRELRVLGLSETKLSGIIPTEIGKLSNLEILDLRTNNLSGQLPASIGNLTNLNELLLQNQLSGFLLLTMNNLTSLKHLQLASNSFTGHLPKQICGGGLLEFCSADENHFIGPIPTSLKNCSSLIRLRLERNQLIGNLTEAFGSIPPALGKAPQLHVLELSSNHLTGNIPTKLGSLKLFKLMLSENQLSGEIPQTIRMLPNLESLDLAENNLSDSISKELGGCSKLLQLNLENNKFEGNVPFKIANVNSLENLGRSSNLLVGKIPPQLAEMQCLETLNLSHNNFSASIPSDFGEMKSLTMVYMSFNQLEGSIPNSKAFCDAPFEAFRNNKGLCGNVTGLQLCPTRTQNPHGKEGKNMRILIILIPIFCSLFLLSIFVILYIHHRRRRVTKTNTPDDIET, via the exons ATGTTAAACCAACTTATTCTTAGTGGCAACCAACTCTCTGGAAGTATTCCTGTAGAAATTGGAAATATGAGCAACCTAATAATGCTTGATCTTAATGATGATAATCTCTCTGGTGAACTTCCTGCTTCTATAAGAAACTTAAGCAATATCAACGAAATTTTTCTTTATGGAAACAGCATTTCTGGACATTTTCCAGGAGAAATTGGAAACTTGAGAAATTTAGTGAACCTTCAGCTTTTAGCAAATCAATTTTTTGGAAGTATTCCTAGAGAAATTGGAAACTTAAGAGAGTTAAGGGTTCTTGGGCTTTCTGAAACAAAACTTTCTGGTATTATTCCTACAGAAATTGGAAAGTTGAGCAACTTAGAAATTCTTGACCTTCGTACCAACAATCTCTCTGGTCAACTTCCTGCTTCCATAGGAAACTTGACAAATCTCAACGAACTCTTGCTCCAAAACCAGCTTAGTGGCTTTCTTCTTTTAACAATGAATAACCTGACTAGCTTAAAGCATCTGCAATTGGCTTCAAATAGCTTCACTGGACATTTGCCAAAACAAATATGTGGTGGTGGATTGCTTGAGTTTTGTTCTGCCGATGAAAACCATTTTATTGGCCCTATTCCAACAAGCTTGAAAAATTGCAGCAGCCTTATTAGACTTAGGCTGGAACGAAACCAACTGATAGGAAATCTTACAGAAGCTTTCG GCTCCATACCACCTGCACTGGGTAAGGCACCTCAGCTACATGTACTTGAATTGTCCTCAAATCATCTCACGGGAAATATTCCAACGAAACTTGGAAGTTTGAAGTTATTCAAACTTATGCTAAGTGAAAATCAACTATCTGGAGAGATTCCTCAGACAATCAGAATGCTACCTAATCTAGAGAGTTTAGACTTGGCAGAGAACAATCTAAGtgactcaatttcaaaagaacTTGGAGGGTGCTCCAAGCTGTTACAATTGAATCtggaaaacaataaatttgaaggCAATGTTCCTTTCAAAATAGCTAATGTGAACTCTCTTGAAAATCTTGGCCGCAGTTCAAATTTGCTGGTGGGGAAGATACCACCACAGCTTGCAGAAATGCAATGTCTAGAAACTCTGAATCTCTCCCACAATAATTTCTCCGCTTCCATTCCATCTGATTTTGGTGAAATGAAGAGTTTGACAATGGTTTATATGTCCTTCAACCAATTGGAGGGTTCCATTCCTAATTCCAAAGCCTTCTGCGACGCTCCATTTGAAGCATTCAGAAATAACAAAGGCTTATGTGGTAATGTCACTGGTTTGCAGCTTTGTCCAACAAGGACTCAGAATCCTCATGGTAAAGAGGGCAAAAATATGAGAATATTGATCATATTGATCCCTATTTTCTGCAGCCTATTTCTTCTAtccatttttgtaattttatacattcatcatagaagaagaagagtgaCAAAAACGAACACTCCAGATGACATTGAAACATAA
- the LOC132799616 gene encoding MDIS1-interacting receptor like kinase 2-like — MVYENIIEATEEFNSKYCIGEGGTGSVYKAELSTGQVVAVKKLHANTDGDDHEMSQYLKAFTIEIQTLTQIRHLNIVKLYGFYSHPRQSFLVYEFIEGGSLRNVLKMKKKQEHLNMIKLMFLILGLPDFSIQTHPTRLRLLELSDMLLQEVNEKCDVYSFGVVTLEILGGRHPGDLISSLSSSLSLSSSKKPAYHQVEVMDVLDQRLSAPSDQEAGKVLYLAKVAFACLNGTPQSHPTMKQVAQKLSTHTHHLLKPFALHTLGDLLDFSDSTS; from the exons ATGGTTTATGAAAATATCATCGAAGCAACTGAGGAattcaactccaaatattgcatCGGAGAGGGAGGAACAGGGAGTGTTTACAAAGCAGAGTTAAGCACTGGTCAAGTTGTTGCTGTGAAAAAGCTTCATGCAAATACAGATGGTGATGATCACGAGATGTCTCAATATCTCAAAGCTTTTACAATTGAGATTCAAACATTGACACAAATACGACATCTTAACATAGTCAAGTTATATGGGTTCTATTCACATCCAAGACAATCTTTTTTGGTTTATGAGTTCATAGAAGGTGGAAGTTTGCGAAATGTactaaaaatgaagaagaagcaaGAGCATTTG AACATGATCAAGCTTATGTTTCTGATTTTGGGACTGCCAGACTTCTCAATCCAGACTCATCCAACTAGACTTCGTTTGCTAGAACTTTCAGATATGTTGCTCCA GGAAGTGAATGAGAAATGCGATGTGTATAGCTTTGGAGTTGTGACGTTGGAAATACTTGGGGGTAGGCATCCAGGAGATCTCATTTCATCTCTTTCCTCTTCGTTATCCTTATCATCATCTAAAAAACCAGCTTACCATCAAGTAGAAGTAATGGATGTTTTGGACCAGCGATTATCTGCTCCATCGGATCAAGAGGCTGGGAAAGTGCTCTATCTTGCTAAGGTTGCATTTGCATGCTTGAATGGCACTCCACAGTCTCATCCAACAATGAAACAGGTTGCTCAAAAGCTTTCAACTCATACTCATCATTTGTTAAAACCTTTTGCTTTACATACACTAGGAGA